A genomic window from Sphingobacterium spiritivorum includes:
- a CDS encoding carboxy terminal-processing peptidase produces the protein MFKNLVFALSIVSIVACGAKPRVNLEEGEGGVKPTMQHEIIAKEVANLLENVSYKKVPMNDSLSNLVFNNLIKSMDQGKNYLLQSDIDEFQQYKNELSQDFKSGDLSAAFHIFNVYSKRYLERMNYALAQIDVPQDFNQDDYYTAYREKLNWFKTDDEAKEQWRKRVKYDLLNLKLSSTGKEDDAAKQKETLRKRYNNLISQAKKTNANDAFQLIMSALTDAVDPHTTYYNPSFAQAFNEGMSNTFEGIGARLMIDNEAVTISEVLPGGPAFRDKSLHMNDKIIGVAQGEKGEFEDIIGWRLDAAVAKIKGPKGTIVRLKIIPAGQEMTAQPKIVSLKREKIVVEEESAKKEIKMVKGDDGKTYKIGVINLPKFYIDFDAYRKRDPNYKSTTRDVRLILDTLKQEKVDAVILDLRSNGGGSLQEAIELTGLFIDKGPVVQVRDTRNRIEVDNDEEAGMAWSGPFGVIINRFSASASEIFAGAIQDYGRGLILGSQSYGKGTVQSAVDMSRFISATSRLLLKAEGEKDPDTPNGAPEFGQINITMGKFYRINGSSTQHKGVSPDITFPTQFSAEKFGESSEPAALPWDQIKSTNFKKVANLDDVVKKLETIHKARMEKSQEYKFLLEDIDAFNKLDSVPKVTLNEAKLKKEREANKVKNRNRINEELKLHGKPVWKEGEPQPKIDFDYVMDESANIMVDFLKHK, from the coding sequence ATGTTTAAAAATCTAGTATTTGCTCTTTCTATCGTTTCTATTGTAGCCTGTGGTGCCAAGCCAAGGGTCAATCTGGAAGAAGGGGAAGGAGGCGTAAAACCCACCATGCAGCACGAGATTATAGCGAAAGAAGTGGCAAATCTATTAGAGAATGTCAGCTATAAGAAAGTTCCGATGAACGATTCGCTTTCTAATCTCGTATTTAACAATCTGATCAAATCTATGGATCAGGGCAAAAACTATCTGCTCCAATCGGATATTGATGAGTTTCAGCAATATAAAAACGAACTGAGTCAGGATTTCAAAAGCGGAGATCTTTCGGCTGCATTTCATATTTTCAATGTATACTCAAAACGCTATCTGGAAAGAATGAATTATGCTTTAGCGCAGATTGATGTTCCTCAGGATTTTAATCAGGATGATTATTACACTGCTTATCGAGAAAAGCTTAACTGGTTCAAAACAGATGACGAAGCTAAAGAACAATGGCGCAAGAGAGTAAAATATGATCTTCTGAACCTTAAACTAAGCAGCACAGGTAAAGAAGATGATGCGGCTAAACAAAAAGAAACTTTACGCAAACGCTACAACAATCTGATCTCTCAGGCAAAAAAGACAAATGCTAATGATGCATTTCAGTTGATAATGTCTGCGTTAACAGATGCTGTAGATCCGCATACAACATACTATAATCCTTCATTTGCGCAAGCTTTCAACGAAGGCATGTCCAACACCTTCGAAGGTATAGGCGCACGACTGATGATAGACAATGAAGCTGTCACTATCTCGGAAGTATTGCCGGGAGGTCCTGCTTTCCGCGACAAAAGTCTTCATATGAATGATAAAATCATTGGTGTCGCACAAGGCGAAAAAGGTGAATTTGAAGATATCATAGGATGGAGATTAGATGCTGCAGTAGCGAAGATCAAAGGCCCTAAAGGAACAATCGTAAGATTAAAAATCATTCCTGCCGGTCAGGAAATGACCGCTCAGCCAAAGATTGTCTCCCTGAAAAGAGAAAAAATCGTTGTGGAGGAAGAATCTGCCAAAAAAGAGATAAAAATGGTCAAAGGTGATGATGGCAAAACCTACAAAATAGGTGTGATCAACCTTCCAAAATTCTATATTGACTTTGACGCCTATCGCAAACGTGATCCGAACTACAAAAGTACAACTCGTGATGTAAGATTAATTCTGGATACCTTAAAACAGGAAAAAGTGGATGCCGTAATTCTGGATTTAAGAAGTAATGGCGGAGGATCCCTGCAGGAAGCAATCGAATTGACCGGATTATTTATTGATAAAGGCCCTGTAGTACAGGTTCGTGATACCCGTAACAGAATAGAAGTAGATAATGATGAAGAAGCAGGTATGGCCTGGAGCGGACCTTTTGGTGTTATTATCAACAGATTCTCGGCTTCAGCATCTGAAATCTTTGCAGGAGCTATTCAGGACTATGGCAGAGGACTGATCTTAGGTTCTCAAAGTTATGGAAAAGGTACTGTACAATCTGCTGTAGATATGTCTCGCTTTATCAGTGCTACAAGCCGTTTATTATTAAAGGCAGAAGGTGAAAAGGACCCAGATACTCCTAACGGTGCACCTGAATTCGGACAGATCAATATCACAATGGGTAAATTCTATAGAATCAATGGTAGCAGTACACAACACAAAGGTGTGTCTCCTGACATTACTTTCCCGACCCAGTTCTCCGCAGAAAAATTCGGTGAAAGTTCAGAACCTGCAGCATTGCCTTGGGATCAGATCAAGTCTACAAACTTCAAAAAAGTTGCAAACTTAGATGATGTTGTCAAAAAACTTGAAACCATCCACAAAGCAAGAATGGAGAAATCTCAGGAATATAAGTTCTTACTGGAGGATATCGATGCCTTTAACAAATTGGATTCCGTTCCTAAAGTGACACTGAATGAAGCTAAGCTGAAAAAAGAACGCGAAGCGAATAAAGTTAAAAACCGAAATAGAATCAATGAGGAATTAAAACTGCACGGTAAGCCTGTATGGAAAGAAGGTGAACCTCAGCCAAAAATTGATTTTGACTATGTAATGGATGAAAGTGCCAATATTATGGTAGATTTCCTCAAACACAAATAA
- a CDS encoding DUF5689 domain-containing protein: protein MKNILNYIVFAFAVTMVFSSCNKDGNYPGGEISPYYGIYDLRNLYKGSAVELNTESLEGSNMLTGVVTSDHREGNLPAGLLTMQDRRRLNKLRGIAINLGDAAKNYLPGDSIVVNVVGGKLERVNGILQISGLDNSKINKVAEGVNIPLNRVNINAILNKPDQYESTLVAIVKGIFTPVPSPEATLAGDKIINDGFGDITLKTQANTSFSTMHPPGMANYYGIIFSEQAADGTLKPYEAVRSAADIVVLGSDKEETPVVISGFVSDAKGGDGNYEYIQFLATQDIDFSVTPYAVVVTNNAGASQPTGFPEKGWATGNQRTYKLNLTKGIAKKGTFFYVGGIYKLINGSASTDISAANWILNYDYVNKNGYDFGNKTGGLLANSGFASGIAIFKGTTVTEATYPVDVMFVIGSGGSLNGNGRGYRIANSDYYDKINPIDLKPQPFYLSGSNTLGLQYNTADLGYFVMLGGEYNTRLGRWTKARSQNNILMTKQSLLSEIETELSTKLVE from the coding sequence ATGAAAAATATTCTAAACTATATTGTTTTCGCCTTTGCTGTAACTATGGTATTTTCTTCTTGTAATAAAGATGGAAACTATCCGGGAGGTGAAATAAGTCCTTACTATGGGATATATGATTTGAGAAATCTTTATAAAGGAAGTGCTGTTGAGCTGAATACAGAGTCTCTTGAGGGATCAAATATGCTGACCGGTGTCGTTACATCCGATCACAGAGAGGGCAATCTTCCTGCAGGTTTGTTGACGATGCAGGACAGAAGACGCCTTAATAAACTGAGAGGTATTGCTATTAATCTGGGGGATGCTGCCAAAAACTATCTTCCGGGCGATTCAATTGTTGTCAATGTAGTCGGCGGAAAGCTGGAGCGTGTGAATGGTATCTTGCAGATTTCGGGATTGGATAATTCGAAGATCAATAAGGTTGCAGAAGGGGTCAATATCCCGTTGAACCGTGTAAATATCAATGCTATTCTGAATAAACCTGATCAATATGAAAGTACACTCGTTGCGATCGTAAAAGGTATTTTTACGCCGGTTCCGAGCCCCGAAGCAACTCTTGCAGGGGATAAAATTATCAACGACGGATTTGGCGATATAACATTGAAAACTCAAGCTAATACATCATTTTCAACGATGCACCCTCCGGGAATGGCTAATTATTATGGTATTATTTTCAGTGAACAGGCAGCAGATGGTACATTGAAGCCTTATGAAGCGGTCAGAAGCGCTGCGGATATTGTCGTGCTGGGATCGGACAAAGAAGAGACACCGGTGGTTATATCCGGCTTTGTGAGCGATGCCAAAGGTGGCGATGGAAATTATGAATACATTCAGTTTCTGGCTACTCAGGATATTGATTTTTCAGTAACTCCATATGCTGTTGTTGTAACAAATAATGCCGGAGCATCGCAGCCGACAGGTTTTCCTGAAAAAGGGTGGGCGACAGGTAATCAACGGACATATAAGCTGAACCTGACTAAGGGAATTGCTAAAAAGGGTACATTTTTCTATGTCGGAGGTATTTACAAATTAATAAACGGATCAGCTTCCACAGATATTTCAGCGGCAAACTGGATATTAAATTATGACTATGTCAACAAAAATGGTTATGACTTTGGAAATAAAACGGGGGGACTTCTTGCGAATTCCGGTTTTGCTTCTGGTATTGCTATTTTCAAAGGGACAACCGTTACAGAGGCTACTTATCCGGTAGATGTGATGTTTGTGATTGGTAGCGGAGGCAGTCTGAACGGAAATGGCAGAGGCTACCGTATAGCAAATTCAGATTACTATGATAAGATCAATCCGATTGATCTGAAACCTCAGCCTTTTTATCTGAGCGGCAGCAATACACTCGGTCTGCAATATAATACGGCTGATCTGGGGTATTTTGTTATGCTGGGTGGCGAGTATAATACAAGACTCGGAAGATGGACAAAGGCCAGATCACAGAATAATATATTAATGACCAAACAGTCATTGTTGTCTGAGATTGAGACGGAATTGTCTACAAAACTTGTTGAATAA
- a CDS encoding SusD/RagB family nutrient-binding outer membrane lipoprotein: MKKNIIYIICACVGMSLFFQSCDKNFQEINTDPNKSLEAYPYQFMAPALVNSVSYNMNRNRGFNNELMQVTVNVGDSEGKVFRYDFRRNWADYMWNNLYPVLNSWREMYKKADGGINDNPSYRAISLINQSWIFSILTDTYGDIPYSQALLGKDSLIIEPKFDTQKEIYAAIFAKLDTANAWLKANKSINASQDPVFQGNISRWRKLGNSLYLRLLLRISGKPEVSALVQAKIKEILETNASNYPIMTSNDDSAILRWTGVAPYTSPFATVREADFRQPGIASFFIDNLVNWNDPRINTSLGTNGVNRWSIAPYQGGFVGVPSGYAPGEGFDRKAYFYSTNQKVGDYNATTLMTDPMTGMIMNFAELEFIKAEVALKGWTSKNAGELFKSGVKNSITLWLPTWSVPIDEYLDAADFNWSESESFEAKMQKIHLQKYYSLFLVDMQQWFEYRRTGYPVLPKGKGLQNNGEMPARMTYPVSIQSTNPTNYKVAIGIQGPDEINTKVWWQKP; encoded by the coding sequence ATGAAAAAGAACATTATTTATATCATATGTGCATGTGTTGGAATGAGTTTGTTTTTCCAGTCATGCGATAAGAATTTTCAGGAGATCAATACAGATCCGAATAAATCGTTAGAGGCTTATCCGTATCAGTTTATGGCTCCGGCACTGGTCAATTCGGTATCCTATAATATGAACCGTAACCGGGGTTTTAATAATGAATTAATGCAGGTGACAGTGAATGTCGGAGATTCAGAAGGAAAGGTATTCCGTTATGATTTCAGACGTAACTGGGCAGATTATATGTGGAACAATTTATATCCTGTACTCAACAGCTGGAGAGAAATGTATAAGAAGGCAGATGGAGGTATAAATGATAATCCTTCCTACCGTGCAATCTCACTGATCAATCAATCCTGGATATTTTCAATCCTGACAGATACTTATGGAGATATTCCATACTCACAGGCTCTTTTAGGAAAGGATTCGTTGATTATTGAACCTAAGTTTGATACACAAAAGGAAATTTATGCCGCCATTTTTGCAAAACTTGATACTGCAAATGCATGGTTAAAGGCGAATAAATCTATTAATGCAAGTCAGGATCCGGTTTTTCAGGGGAATATTTCCCGCTGGAGAAAACTTGGAAATTCATTGTATCTCAGATTGTTGTTAAGAATTTCAGGAAAACCTGAGGTCAGTGCTTTGGTACAGGCTAAAATTAAAGAAATCCTGGAGACGAATGCTTCAAACTATCCGATTATGACGAGTAATGATGATTCAGCTATATTGCGCTGGACCGGAGTAGCTCCCTATACTTCACCATTTGCTACGGTGCGTGAAGCGGATTTCAGACAACCCGGAATTGCCAGTTTCTTTATCGATAATCTTGTCAACTGGAATGATCCGCGTATCAATACCTCATTGGGAACGAATGGTGTAAACCGATGGAGTATTGCTCCCTATCAGGGCGGATTTGTGGGTGTACCAAGCGGGTATGCTCCGGGAGAAGGATTTGACCGTAAAGCTTATTTCTATTCTACAAATCAGAAAGTAGGAGACTATAATGCGACTACACTGATGACAGATCCAATGACAGGAATGATTATGAACTTTGCCGAGCTGGAGTTTATTAAAGCAGAGGTAGCGCTGAAAGGCTGGACAAGTAAGAATGCAGGCGAACTTTTTAAAAGTGGTGTTAAGAACAGTATTACCTTGTGGTTGCCAACATGGTCTGTTCCGATAGATGAATATCTGGACGCAGCAGATTTTAACTGGAGTGAGAGTGAAAGTTTTGAAGCCAAAATGCAAAAAATCCACTTGCAGAAATACTACAGTTTATTCCTTGTGGATATGCAGCAATGGTTTGAATACAGGAGAACAGGATATCCGGTATTGCCAAAGGGTAAAGGATTACAGAATAACGGAGAGATGCCGGCTCGTATGACTTATCCTGTATCTATACAATCGACTAACCCTACTAATTATAAGGTAGCTATTGGTATACAGGGGCCGGATGAAATCAATACGAAGGTTTGGTGGCAAAAACCATAA
- a CDS encoding SusC/RagA family TonB-linked outer membrane protein: MKEFYISNLKKALFLLLFCFGAFQDGIAEAISANAVPVKAVEQELFDIKGVVKDAVNGNPVEGVTILAGNKSIGKTDENGKFSFSVLKGTQVSFRGIGYTTYNQTINKENNNLTISLQPNETALSEVVVTALGIKRDEKALGYSATVVKGEQFTDALSNNWTDALSGKVAGVNLMRSNSGPTGSTKIILRGESNLNGDPGALIIVDGIVVSNGSGRKTAIGGESAYGTAADNMPADYGSGIDDINPEDIENVTVLKGPGAAALYGARGASGAIIITTKSGSKGKKGIGVTVNSNTAFESVNRWPDMQYEYGQGLDGSDYYSYGTTADGTSTSGTSSAYGPKFDGQMFFQYDPLTNTTGKERTPWVPYKNQIRDIFEVGRTYTNSVSIDGGTDRTTARFSATNVNNSWILPNTGFKRNTVALSVNSKVSDKLTISSKINYTNKWSDNLPGAGYGNQSLMYWFIFWQPNADLNWLKDYWRPGEEGLKIRYPFSSYPENPYAISNEFINRSNRQGVTGNVQASYQFNKEWSLQLRSAIDFAYEDRAQERPFDAGSKLTQGSFRTQSIFSNENTIDFLLKYDKKINKDWNVSATLGGSRMQNKYKKEELRADSLTFPGVYTFANAKGPLDARPYSSKFEVNSLYALLTASYKDYLFFDVTGRQDWSSTLASVDMPDKNLGFFYPSVNLSFIASEYFTLPKQINYAKFRASIAGVGSGGTDPYLTGYSYETAGSLYSGGLQMPTTLGNGGLKPLKTNSYEVGADLRFFKSRLGIDVALYKSETKDQHLLRYVDPSTGYRRYVINAGAVSNRGLEIGLNGKPVQNKEGFNWNMFATFTRNTNRIDNLPDSSIVIQTGPVAGGQLVAKVGGSMGDLYGYGYKRSPDGQVVYDANTGYALLSDEIIYLGNTIPKGRASIGSDFSYKGFKLSVLFDAQFGGVSHSLSHYKLAEQGKTTNTLPGRYNGIIGNGVIQNPDGTYRKNDVIAKNIDEYYRSHYGQDNAEGSVFSTDFIKFREARFDYTLNKDLTKRLKIQRATVGVYGRNLFIWSGWPIFDPEFGTLSGTDIVKGFEVAQFPSTRTFGFNIVVGF, from the coding sequence ATGAAAGAATTCTACATTTCGAATTTGAAGAAAGCTCTCTTTCTTCTTCTTTTCTGTTTTGGAGCATTTCAGGACGGGATAGCAGAAGCGATATCGGCCAATGCCGTCCCTGTCAAAGCTGTAGAACAAGAACTCTTTGATATCAAAGGAGTCGTAAAGGATGCTGTCAATGGTAATCCGGTAGAGGGGGTAACTATACTGGCCGGTAATAAATCTATCGGTAAGACGGATGAAAATGGAAAGTTTAGCTTTTCAGTTCTTAAAGGAACACAGGTCTCGTTCCGTGGTATAGGATATACTACTTACAATCAAACGATCAATAAGGAGAATAATAATCTGACGATCAGTCTGCAACCAAATGAAACTGCTTTGTCTGAAGTTGTTGTTACCGCATTGGGGATTAAAAGGGATGAGAAAGCATTGGGGTATTCCGCGACAGTAGTTAAAGGAGAACAATTCACAGATGCACTTTCCAACAACTGGACAGATGCCCTGTCCGGAAAAGTAGCGGGTGTCAATCTGATGCGTTCCAATTCGGGTCCTACTGGGTCTACAAAGATTATTCTCCGCGGAGAATCCAATCTGAATGGTGATCCGGGTGCTTTGATTATCGTTGATGGTATTGTTGTAAGTAATGGTAGCGGACGTAAGACCGCAATAGGCGGGGAGAGTGCTTACGGAACTGCAGCAGATAATATGCCGGCAGATTACGGATCGGGTATTGATGACATCAATCCGGAAGATATCGAAAATGTGACGGTACTGAAAGGTCCGGGTGCTGCAGCACTCTATGGTGCCAGAGGGGCCAGCGGTGCAATTATTATTACTACAAAATCCGGCTCAAAAGGTAAAAAGGGAATAGGAGTTACTGTAAATTCAAATACCGCATTTGAAAGTGTAAACCGCTGGCCTGATATGCAATATGAGTACGGGCAGGGTTTAGATGGTTCGGATTATTACTCTTATGGTACAACTGCCGATGGTACAAGTACAAGCGGAACGAGTTCGGCCTACGGACCTAAGTTTGACGGACAGATGTTCTTTCAGTATGATCCTCTGACCAATACGACAGGAAAGGAACGTACTCCATGGGTACCTTATAAAAATCAAATCAGAGATATTTTCGAAGTAGGACGTACCTATACCAATTCTGTCAGTATAGATGGTGGTACAGACAGAACAACGGCACGTTTTTCAGCAACAAATGTTAATAATTCCTGGATTCTGCCCAATACTGGCTTCAAAAGAAATACAGTAGCATTATCTGTCAATTCAAAAGTAAGCGATAAGTTAACTATCAGTTCCAAAATCAATTATACCAATAAATGGAGTGATAACCTCCCCGGTGCGGGGTATGGTAATCAGTCACTGATGTACTGGTTTATATTCTGGCAGCCAAATGCAGATCTGAATTGGTTAAAAGATTACTGGCGTCCGGGAGAAGAGGGGCTTAAGATCAGATATCCGTTTAGTTCTTATCCTGAAAATCCATATGCGATCTCGAATGAGTTTATCAACAGGTCCAATCGTCAGGGGGTAACCGGAAATGTACAGGCTAGCTACCAGTTTAATAAAGAATGGAGCTTGCAACTGAGATCGGCTATTGACTTTGCTTATGAAGACAGAGCGCAGGAGCGTCCATTTGATGCTGGTAGTAAGCTGACACAGGGGAGTTTCAGGACACAGAGTATCTTTTCTAATGAAAATACAATCGACTTCCTGTTAAAGTATGACAAAAAAATCAATAAGGACTGGAATGTGTCTGCCACTTTAGGGGGAAGCCGCATGCAGAATAAATACAAAAAAGAAGAGTTACGTGCAGATTCACTGACCTTCCCGGGTGTGTATACATTTGCGAATGCAAAGGGCCCTTTGGATGCCCGCCCTTATTCTTCCAAATTTGAAGTAAATTCACTTTATGCATTACTTACAGCAAGTTACAAAGACTATTTATTCTTTGATGTTACAGGACGTCAGGATTGGTCAAGTACATTGGCTTCTGTCGATATGCCGGATAAAAACCTGGGATTTTTCTATCCTTCTGTGAACCTGAGTTTTATCGCTTCAGAGTATTTTACACTTCCTAAACAGATCAATTATGCCAAATTCAGGGCTTCCATAGCTGGAGTTGGTAGTGGGGGTACAGATCCTTATCTGACAGGATACTCTTATGAAACAGCAGGAAGTCTTTATTCAGGTGGACTTCAAATGCCAACTACTCTTGGAAATGGTGGGTTGAAGCCTTTGAAAACAAATTCATATGAGGTCGGTGCGGATTTACGGTTTTTCAAGAGCCGCTTAGGAATTGATGTTGCTTTATATAAGAGTGAAACAAAAGATCAGCACTTATTACGCTATGTAGATCCATCTACAGGATACAGAAGATATGTTATCAATGCCGGAGCAGTAAGCAACAGGGGGCTGGAAATCGGTCTGAATGGTAAACCTGTTCAGAATAAAGAGGGTTTTAACTGGAATATGTTTGCCACATTTACACGTAACACCAACAGGATAGACAATCTGCCAGATAGCTCTATAGTAATACAGACCGGGCCGGTAGCTGGTGGCCAGCTTGTCGCAAAAGTAGGAGGAAGTATGGGCGACTTGTATGGATACGGTTACAAACGATCTCCGGACGGACAAGTAGTTTATGATGCAAATACTGGATATGCGTTATTGTCTGATGAGATCATCTACTTAGGTAATACTATTCCTAAGGGCAGAGCCAGTATCGGCAGTGATTTCAGTTATAAAGGATTTAAACTAAGTGTGTTGTTTGATGCGCAGTTTGGAGGAGTATCTCATTCACTGTCTCATTACAAACTGGCTGAACAGGGTAAAACTACGAATACTTTGCCGGGAAGATATAACGGGATCATAGGTAACGGGGTTATTCAGAATCCGGACGGGACTTATCGTAAAAATGATGTAATTGCCAAAAATATCGATGAATATTACCGCTCACACTATGGTCAGGATAATGCGGAAGGAAGTGTTTTTTCTACAGACTTTATTAAGTTCCGTGAAGCTCGCTTTGATTATACATTGAATAAAGATCTTACTAAGCGTCTGAAAATCCAGCGCGCAACAGTAGGGGTATATGGCCGTAATTTATTTATCTGGTCGGGCTGGCCGATCTTTGATCCGGAATTCGGAACATTGAGCGGTACAGATATAGTGAAAGGATTTGAGGTGGCTCAATTCCCTTCAACCCGCACTTTTGGTTTTAACATAGTCGTTGGATTTTAA